Proteins from a single region of Rhodothermia bacterium:
- a CDS encoding ISLre2 family transposase, with protein sequence DRMNYPSYLKRGLCIGNGAMEAANRTLVQTRCKRSGQRWSEQGVNHILNLRCAWQSNNWTCVTKLLAEH encoded by the coding sequence CCGATAGGATGAATTATCCATCGTATTTAAAACGAGGTCTGTGTATCGGTAATGGGGCAATGGAAGCCGCAAACCGAACGTTGGTTCAGACCCGTTGCAAACGCAGTGGCCAACGATGGAGCGAACAGGGGGTCAATCATATTTTGAACCTCAGATGTGCTTGGCAATCTAACAATTGGACGTGTGTTACTAAACTTTTGGCAGAGCATTAG